Proteins encoded together in one Balaenoptera musculus isolate JJ_BM4_2016_0621 chromosome 6, mBalMus1.pri.v3, whole genome shotgun sequence window:
- the TPRN gene encoding taperin: MAGLGRPGPGPRATMPAWKREILERKRAKLAAFGGGAAPGAGAEEPAGPAAEPLVLAESLGPLRENPFMRLESERRHGARRGGGAGAAGPGARPAQQLLELYRCVPGVRTIRADNILIIESAPGFPSAPGPGPGPAPAARIRAAEVLVYEAPPPPGRVSRLLQKFDPPPAPCRRGSPERGRPVPPPSPGPALVPRVGERAACFQPEHERCGAGPGPGPRRSDFLHKTGSNSFTVHPRGLRRSAGTRPLPNGPAAPERRAGAANGLTGSASGPGEWKPKVESGEAPAHPPPSPGTPSATPAAPPALPTLSPASATPSQRQWVSAATSANDSFEILPASKPDMDTIPAGDLQARALASLRMNSRNSFVFIPKRKTSRAPPAEGRQSVGPPEGEVGWASQHQEREAQQVPGADGVFAGGRSPSGVEEGGCPMPATALVDWTVRWQRLSSPPPSPLVATEAEPAQGFGVPGLTKNGREPGRPGLPVTFIDEVDSEDEVPQEAKLPCPRAAAPPQYHPHPTGPGHLSELQHRGGNTFTVVPKRKPGALQANGEARPREAEEEGPGSLSEPPAALGTSVKKRYPTVHEIEVIGGYLALQKSCLTKAGSSRKKMKISFNDKSLQTTFEYPPESSLQEEEAEAEKGREEEEENEEGEEEEEGEESGSDTAAEKPFVLFLPRATFVNSVGPESPRLPDGSSGLSSYTPKHSVAFSKWQERALERTPSTEEPPSKEVMLTPAGQNDLADFRSEPALYF; this comes from the exons ATGGCAGGCCTGGGGCGGCCGGGCCCCGGGCCCCGCGCCACGATGCCCGCCTGGAAGCGAGAGATCCTGGAGCGGAAGCGGGCCAAGCTGGCGGCCTTTGGCGGGGGCGCGGCGCCGGGCGCGGGCGCGGAGGAGCCCGCGGGGCCGGCGGCCGAGCCGCTGGTGCTGGCCGAGAGCCTGGGCCCGCTGCGCGAGAACCCGTTCATGCGGCTCGAGTCGGAGCGGCGGCACGGGGCGCGGCGCGGCGGGGGCGCCGgcgcggcggggccgggggcgcggcCCGCGCAACAGCTGCTGGAGCTGTACCGCTGCGTGCCCGGCGTGCGCACCATCCGCGCCGACAACATCCTCATTATCGAGTCGGCGCCCGGCTTCCCTTCCGCTCCCGGTCCCGGCCCCGGGCCGGCCCCGGCCGCCCGCATCCGCGCCGCCGAGGTGCTCGTGTACGAGGCGCCGCCGCCTCCCGGCCGCGTTAGCCGCCTGCTCCAGAAGTTCGACCCGCCGCCCGCGCCGTGCCGCCGCGGGAGCCCGGAGCGCGGCCGCCCCGTGCCGCCGCCCTCCCCGGGTCCGGCCCTGGTCCCGCGCGTGGGCGAGCGCGCCGCCTGCTTCCAGCCCGAGCACGAGCGCTGCGGCGCAGGCCCCGGCCCCGGGCCCCGGCGCAGCGACTTCCTGCACAAGACCGGCAGCAACTCCTTTACTGTCCATCCACGGGGCCTGCGCCGCAGCGCGGGCACTCGCCCACTCCCCAACGGGCCCGCGGCCCCTGAGCGCCGGGCCGGCGCTGCCAACGGCCTCACGGGCTCCGCGTCTGGGCCGGGCGAGTGGAAGCCAAAGGTGGAGTCGGGGGAGgcccccgcccaccctccccccagccccggaACCCCCAGTGCCACTCCAGCCGCGCCCCCGGCATTGCCCACGCTCAGCCCTGCCAGTGCCACTCCCAGCCAGCGCCAGTGGGTCTCCGCGGCCACCAGCGCCAACGACTCCTTCGAGATACTGCCGGCCTCCAAGCCAGACATGGACACGATCCCTGCCGGGGACCTCCAGGCCCGGGCTCTGGCCAGCCTTCGCATGAACTCTCGAAACTCTTTCGTGTTCATCCCCAAGCGCAAGACTTCCCGGGCCCCTCCTGCGGAAGGGAGGCAGTCCGTGGGGCCTCCAGAGGGAGAAGTTGGCTGGGCCTCCCAGCACCAGGAGCGTGAAGCCCAGCAGGTGCCTGGAGCAGATGGTGTATTTGCCGGTGGGAGGAGCCCCTCGGGGGTCGAGGAGGGAGGCTGCCCCATGCCAGCCACTGCCCTCGTGGACTGGACCGTTCGGTGGCAGAGGCTGTCCTCACCACCCCCGTCCCCACTGGTCGCCACTGAAGCTGAGCCTGCCCAGGGCTTTGGGGTTCCTGGCTTGACCAAGAATGGCAGGGAGCCTGGGAGGCCAGGGCTGCCCGTCACCTTCATTGATGAGGTGGACTCGGAGGACGAGGTTCCCCAAGAAGCCAAactgccctgccccagggctgcTGCGCCTCCCCAGTACCACCCGCATCCCACCGGGCCTGGGCACCTGTCAGAGCTCCAGCACCGAGGTGGCAACACCTTCACGGTGGTGCCCAAGAGGAAGCCAGGGGCCCTGCAGGCCAACGGGGAGGCCAGGCCTAGGGAGGCTGAGGAAGAGGGACCGGGCAGCCTTTCGGAGCCCCCTGCTGCCTTGGGGACCTCAGTGAAGAAGCGCTACCCCACTGTGCATGAGATTGAGGTGATTGGCGGCTACCTGGCCCTGCAGAAGTCCTGTCTCACCAAGGCCGGCTCTTCAAGAAAAAAG ATGAAGATCTCCTTCAACGACAAGAGCCTGCAGACTACGTTTGAGTACCCCCCCGAGAGCTCCctgcaggaggaagaggcagaggccgagaaggggagagaggaagaggaggagaacgaagagggggaggaggaggaggagggggaggagtcCGGCTCAGACACGGCAGCGGAGAAGCCCTTTGTGCTCTTCCTGCCCCGAGCCACGTTCGTGAACAGCGTGGGCCCCGAGAGCCCTCGGCTGCCGGACGGCAGCTCCG GCCTGTCCAGCTACACTCCGAAGCACTCCGTGGCCTTCAGCAAGTGGCAGGAGCGGGCGCTGGAGCGCACGCCGAGCACGGAGGAGCCCCCGTCCAAGGAGGTCATG CTCACCCCTGCCGGTCAGAATGACCTCGCGGACTTCCGAAGCGAGCCAGCCCTCTACTTCTGA
- the TMEM203 gene encoding transmembrane protein 203, producing MLFSLRELVQWLGFATFEIFVHLLALLVFSVLLALRVDGLAPGLSWWNVFVPFFAADGLSTYFTTIVSVRLFQDGEKRLAVLRLFWVLTVLSLKFVFEMLLCQKLVEQTRELWFGLITSPVFILLQLLMIRACRVN from the coding sequence ATGCTTTTCTCGCTCCGGGAGCTGGTGCAGTGGCTGGGCTTCGCTACCTTCGAGATCTTCGTGCACCTTTTGGCGCTGTTGGTGTTCTCCGTGCTGCTGGCCCTGCGTGTGGACGGCCTGGCTCCCGGCCTCTCCTGGTGGAACGTGTTCGTGCCCTTCTTCGCCGCTGACGGGCTCAGCACCTACTTCACCACTATCGTCTCCGTGCGCCTCTTCCAGGATGGAGAGAAGCGGCTGGCCGTGCTCCGCCTTTTCTGGGTCCTCACGGTTCTTAGCCTGAAGTTCGTCTTCGAGATGTTGTTGTGCCAGAAGCTGGTGGAGCAGACTCGGGAGCTCTGGTTCGGCCTGATCACGTCTCCGGTCTTCATTCTTCTGCAGCTGCTCATGATCCGTGCCTGCCGGGTCAACTAG
- the ANAPC2 gene encoding anaphase-promoting complex subunit 2 isoform X3, translated as MAAAEAAAHNDPGPAQELLVAWNTVSTGLVPPAALGLFSVLQASSRTSGAVPPKEEELRAAVEVLRGHGLHSVLEEWFAEVLQNDLQANISLEFWNAVSQRENCADEPQCLLLLLDAFGLLESRLDPYLRSLELLEKWTRLGLLMGTGAQGLREKVHTTLRGVLFFSTPRTFQEMIQRLYGRFLRVYMQSKRKGEGGTDPELEGELDSRYARRRYYRLLQSPLCAGCGSDKQQCWCRQALEQFHQLSQVLHRLSLLERVSAEAVTTTLHQVTRERMEDRCRGEYERSFLREFHKWIERVVGWLGKVFLQDGPSRPASPEAGSSLRRWRCHVQRFFYRIYASLRIEELFSIIRDFPDSRPAVEDLKYCLERTDQRPQLLVSLKAALETRLLHPGVNTCDIITLYISAIKALRVLDPSMVVLEVACEPIRRYLRTREDTVRQIVAGLTGDSDGTGDLAVELSKTDPASLETGQDSEDDSGEPEDWVPDPVDADPGKSSSKRRSSDIISLLVSIYGSKDLFINEYRSLLADRLLHQFSFSPEREIRNVELLKLRFGEAPMHFCEVMLKDMADSRRINANIREEDEKRPAEEQPPFGVYAVILSSEFWPPFKDEKLEVPEDVREALEVYCRKYEKLKAMRTLSWKHTLGLVTMDVELADRTLSVAVTPVQAVVLLYFQDQAPSPRWGLAVP; from the exons ATGGCGGCGGCGGAAGCGGCGGCGCACAATGACCCCGGACCTGCCCAAGAGCTGCTGGTGGCCTGGAATACCGTGAGCACCGGACTGGTGCCGCCGGCTGCTCTGGGACTG ttttctgtaCTCCAGGCATCCTCCCGGACCAGCGGTGCGGTCCCTCCAAAGGAGGAGGAGCTCCGGGCGGCGGTGGAGGTTCTCAGGGGCCACGGTCTGCACTCGGTCCTGGAGGAGTGGTTCGCAGAGGTGCTGCAGAACGACCTGCAGGCTAACATATCCCTCGAGTTCTGGAATGCCGTCTCCCAACGTGAGAACTGTGCAGACGAGCCCCAGTGCCTTCTGCTGCTCCTCGATGCTTTCGGGCTCCTGGAGAGCCGCCTGGATCCCTACCTGCGTAGTCTAGagctcctggagaaatggacTCGCCTGGGCTTGCTTATGGGCACCGGAGCTCAGGGGCTTCGGGAAAAGGTTCATACCACGTTGCGGGGCGTCTTGTTCTTTTCCACTCCCAGAACTTTTCAGGAGATGATCCAGCGCCTCTATGGGCGCTTCTTGAGAGTTTACATGCAGagtaagagaaaaggagaaggaggaaccGACCCCGAACTGGAGGGGGAATTGGACAGCAGATACGCCCGCCGCCGGTACTACCGCCTTCTGCAGAGCCCACTCTGTGCGGGATGTGGCAGTGACAAGCAGCAGTGCTGGTGCCGCCAGGCGCTGGAGCAGTTCCACCAGCTCAGCCAAGTCCT ACACAGGCTTAGTCTGCTGGAGCGGGTCAGTGCCGAGGCTGTGACCACCACCCTGCACCAAGTGACCCGGGAGAGGATGGAGGACCGCTGCCGGGGCGAGTACGAGCGCTCCTTTCTGCGTGAGTTCCACAAG TGGATTGAGAGGGTGGTCGGCTGGCTGGGCAAGGTGTTCCTGCAGGACGGCCCCAGCAGGCCTGCGTCCCCAGAGGCCGGGAGCAGCCTGCGCCGGTGGCGCTGCCACGTGCAGAGGTTCTTCTATCGCATCTACGCCAGCCTGCGCATCGAGGAGCTCTTCAGCATCATCCGAG ACTTCCCGGACTCCCGGCCGGCCGTGGAAGACCTCAAGTACTGCCTGGAGAGGACCGACCAGAGGCCGCAGCTTCTTGTGTCCCTCAAGGCTGCCCTGGAGACACGACTCCTCCACCCAG GCGTGAATACGTGCGACATCATCACCCTGTACATCTCCGCCATCAAGGCGCTGCGTGTGCTGGATCCCTCCATGGTTGTCCTGGAGGTGGCCTGTGAGCCCATTCGCCGCTACCTGAG GACGCGGGAGGACACGGTGCGGCAGATCGTGGCAGGGCTGACCGGGGACTCGGATGGGACGGGGGACTTGGCTGTTGAGCTGTCCAAGACGGACCCGGCAAGCCTGGAGACTGGCCAGGACAGCGAGGATGACTCGGGCGAGCCAGAGGACTGGGTCCCCGACCCTGTGGACGCGGATCCAG GGAAGTCCAGCTCTAAGCGGCGCTCCTCGGACATCATCAGCCTGCTGGTCAGCATCTACGGCAGCAAGGACCTCTTCATCAACGAGTACCGCTCGCTGCTGGCCGACCGCCTGCTGCACCAGTTCAGCTTCAGCCCCGAGCG GGAGATCCGCAACGTGGAGCTGCTGAAGCTGCGCTTTGGCGAGGCCCCGATGCACTTCTGCGAGGTCATGCTCAAG GACATGGCAGACTCGCGCCGCATCAATGCCAACATCCGCGAGGAGGACGAGAAGCGGCCCGCAGAGGAGCAGCCGCCGTTTGGGGTCTACGCCGTCATCCTCTCCAGCGAGTTCTGGCCGCCCTTCAAGGATGAGAAGCTGGAGGTTCCCGAGGACGTCAGGGAGGCCCTGGAGGTCTACTGCAGGAAGTACGAGAAGCTGAAG
- the SSNA1 gene encoding Sjoegren syndrome nuclear autoantigen 1, giving the protein MTQQGAALQNYNNELVKCIEELCQKREELCRQIQQEEEEKQRLQNEVRQLTEKLARVNENLARKIASRNEFDRTIAETEAAYLKILESSQTLLSVLKREAGNLTKAAAPEQRSSGGKDS; this is encoded by the exons ATGACCCAGCAGGGCGCGGCGCTGCAGAACTACAACAACGAGCTGGTCAAAT GCATCGAGGAGCTGTGTCAGAAGCGGGAAGAGTTGTGCCGGCAGATccagcaggaagaggaggagaagcagcGGCTGCAGAATGAGGTGAGGCAGCTGACAGAGAAGCTGGCCCGAGTCAACGAGAACCTGGCTCGCAAGATAGCCTCTCGGAATGAGTTCGATCGGACCATCGCGGAGACGGAGGCTGCCTACCTCAAG ATCTTGGAGAGCTCGCAGACTCTGCTTAGTGTCCTGAAGAGGGAAGCGGGGAACCTGACCAAGGCCGCAGCCCCCGAGCAGAGGAGCAGCGGAGGCAAGGACAGCTGA